In one window of Pseudodesulfovibrio sediminis DNA:
- a CDS encoding type I restriction enzyme HsdR N-terminal domain-containing protein produces MHESSLGGTLRDYLSGEEIDETTFEEFRQLLVKLLVEEKGYPKDRFKAKVPLSYCVDGEDYERPIDFVLYDEQGKPIFIILFCAGDVGTFERETVCAGRLIKGGPVPYALITDTMDASLMDVMTGDVFARSMAAVPDYADLLKMVTKAKVEPLSDEQREKQTRVFHTYCGFIYGTCCSESCSLPPMPPKK; encoded by the coding sequence ATGCATGAATCAAGTTTGGGCGGAACACTCCGCGATTATCTCAGTGGCGAAGAGATAGACGAGACGACTTTTGAAGAGTTTCGTCAGCTCCTGGTCAAGTTGTTGGTGGAAGAGAAAGGCTATCCCAAGGACCGCTTCAAGGCCAAGGTGCCGCTTTCCTATTGCGTGGATGGCGAGGACTACGAGCGGCCCATTGATTTCGTACTCTATGATGAGCAGGGCAAGCCGATCTTCATTATTCTGTTTTGTGCCGGGGATGTGGGGACCTTTGAGCGTGAAACCGTGTGTGCGGGGAGGCTCATTAAAGGCGGCCCTGTGCCGTATGCGTTGATCACCGACACCATGGATGCCTCACTCATGGATGTCATGACTGGCGATGTTTTTGCCAGGTCCATGGCCGCGGTGCCCGATTATGCGGATCTTCTCAAAATGGTCACAAAGGCCAAGGTTGAACCATTGTCCGATGAGCAACGAGAAAAGCAGACACGGGTATTCCATACCTATTGCGGGTTCATCTATGGCACCTGTTGCAGCGAGTCCTGTTCGTTGCCGCCCATGCCGCCAAAGAAGTAG
- a CDS encoding ABC1 kinase family protein: MTQHDETPKGRMARGLAYSGMAARMGGTYLKYAASKPFASESGRTQNKKNMHEKNAEVLFTGLSRLKGTALKIAQLLSLELDIFPPEICAQLEKSYTDVPPMNRAMAHKLLVNAYGTRPEEVFRSFDSAAFAAASLGQVHRAEDLEGKALALKVQYPTIRQTIHDDIRLLRGVLRPFADYKAMKPAIKEIEHRFMEETDYLAEASNMQFFSDNLELENVSIPQVYEGLCTDRVLCMSFMEGQPLNHWLATSPPQEDRDTVARRLNRIFLKSLYELTCIHADPNPGNYLIRDDLSIGLVDYGCVKRFTPEFVQLYRRLPQIIISGDKAAYFAALRDMHVVDKELGPEVEEAIFECAYAFGKWLGRLYESEYFDFGVETGFISEGKEIMRAMLKQRSHFTMNPDMIFLDRTRYGLLRIYEQLKCRISLCNHYENSGY; the protein is encoded by the coding sequence ATGACCCAGCACGATGAAACACCCAAGGGAAGAATGGCGCGTGGTCTGGCCTACAGTGGTATGGCTGCCCGTATGGGCGGTACATATCTCAAGTATGCGGCCAGCAAGCCCTTTGCATCGGAATCCGGCAGGACGCAAAACAAAAAAAACATGCATGAGAAAAATGCGGAGGTTTTGTTCACCGGATTAAGTCGGCTTAAAGGAACGGCATTGAAGATCGCCCAGTTACTCAGTTTGGAGTTGGACATCTTTCCGCCCGAGATCTGTGCTCAGTTGGAGAAGTCCTACACCGATGTTCCGCCCATGAATAGAGCCATGGCGCACAAGCTCCTTGTCAACGCGTATGGGACACGCCCGGAAGAAGTGTTCCGCTCGTTCGATTCTGCCGCTTTTGCTGCGGCCAGTCTCGGGCAGGTCCATCGAGCTGAAGATTTGGAGGGCAAAGCACTTGCGCTAAAGGTGCAGTATCCGACCATTCGACAGACCATTCATGATGATATTCGACTTCTTCGGGGAGTGTTGCGTCCTTTTGCCGACTACAAGGCGATGAAGCCAGCCATCAAGGAGATTGAGCATCGTTTCATGGAAGAGACCGATTATCTGGCTGAAGCAAGCAACATGCAATTCTTCAGTGATAATCTTGAACTGGAAAATGTCAGTATACCACAGGTGTATGAAGGGTTGTGTACTGATCGGGTTTTGTGCATGTCGTTCATGGAGGGGCAACCCTTGAATCACTGGCTGGCGACATCTCCTCCCCAGGAGGATCGGGACACGGTGGCGCGGCGGCTCAACCGTATCTTTTTGAAAAGTCTGTATGAATTGACGTGCATTCATGCTGATCCCAATCCTGGAAATTACCTTATCCGGGATGATCTTTCCATCGGGTTGGTGGATTATGGCTGTGTCAAACGGTTTACTCCTGAATTTGTTCAACTCTATCGTCGACTCCCACAGATCATCATAAGCGGCGACAAGGCCGCGTATTTTGCCGCGCTACGCGATATGCACGTTGTGGATAAAGAGCTTGGCCCCGAAGTGGAGGAAGCAATATTCGAGTGTGCCTACGCCTTTGGTAAGTGGCTTGGCCGATTGTATGAATCGGAGTATTTCGATTTTGGAGTTGAGACGGGGTTCATCAGTGAAGGCAAGGAGATAATGCGAGCCATGCTCAAGCAAAGAAGTCACTTCACCATGAATCCTGATATGATTTTTCTGGATAGAACACGCTATGGTTTGTTGCGAATCTATGAACAGCTGAAATGTCGAATATCTCTTTGTAATCACTATGAAAATAGTGGCTACTGA
- a CDS encoding TetR/AcrR family transcriptional regulator has product MKINAKQKAENRRAILAAAVDLMIESGFKSMSMRAVARKAGVGDATIYNYFPTKEALIYGYYEESLNSALQTLMEVDDYEQFDLREKLQLLFETVLEGYLADREFVAETFASVFFRPVPGGKGVRAIRARFLHIIGEQFQAAADSGELADFMFKDLVYQCIWDFFIATTLYWLKDESEQFSNTTVFIDKSLDLGYTMLKSGVLDKVTGLASFLFKSHVLSRIEMIMDERDTFSRIKDEFMSYDPAR; this is encoded by the coding sequence GTGAAAATCAATGCGAAGCAGAAAGCGGAAAATAGACGAGCTATTCTGGCTGCCGCCGTGGATTTGATGATTGAAAGTGGATTCAAATCCATGAGTATGCGGGCAGTGGCTCGAAAGGCCGGGGTCGGGGATGCGACCATCTACAATTATTTCCCCACAAAGGAAGCGCTGATCTACGGGTATTACGAAGAGTCATTGAACAGTGCGTTACAGACTTTGATGGAAGTGGATGATTACGAGCAGTTCGATCTGCGTGAAAAGCTGCAACTGTTATTTGAAACTGTTCTCGAAGGGTATCTGGCGGATCGCGAATTTGTGGCCGAAACCTTTGCTTCGGTCTTCTTCCGTCCCGTGCCAGGGGGTAAAGGTGTCCGTGCAATTCGTGCCCGGTTCCTTCATATCATCGGCGAGCAGTTCCAGGCTGCAGCGGATTCAGGCGAGTTGGCAGATTTTATGTTCAAGGATCTGGTTTACCAATGTATTTGGGATTTCTTCATCGCGACAACGTTATATTGGCTCAAGGATGAATCCGAGCAGTTCTCCAATACCACGGTGTTCATCGATAAAAGCCTCGACCTGGGCTACACCATGCTCAAGTCGGGCGTGCTGGACAAAGTCACGGGGTTAGCCTCTTTTCTGTTCAAATCGCATGTATTGAGTCGGATTGAGATGATCATGGATGAACGGGATACCTTTTCCCGAATCAAAGATGAGTTTATGAGCTATGACCCAGCACGATGA
- the aroL gene encoding shikimate kinase AroL: protein MSTQRLKMAQNSTTVPVMAAKNIFLIGPRACGKTSVGRKLAERLGVDFVDTDHALVQAVGMEIADYVEQNGWEAFRDREVETLVREATPGGRVIGCGGGIILREENRAVLASGVTLYLKAEAEELARRLMNDPNEAQRPSLTGKSVVDEVREILDARAHLYEGCADAALEGASLAEIVTLAVQAVDRLS from the coding sequence ATGTCCACGCAACGATTGAAGATGGCGCAAAATTCCACTACGGTCCCGGTCATGGCAGCAAAGAATATTTTTCTCATTGGTCCCCGTGCCTGTGGCAAGACAAGTGTCGGCCGAAAGCTGGCTGAACGGCTTGGTGTTGATTTCGTTGATACCGATCACGCGCTGGTTCAGGCCGTGGGTATGGAGATTGCCGATTATGTCGAGCAGAACGGCTGGGAGGCCTTCCGTGACCGCGAGGTGGAGACCCTGGTTCGCGAGGCCACTCCCGGTGGTCGTGTCATCGGCTGTGGTGGCGGGATAATACTGCGCGAGGAAAACAGAGCTGTCCTCGCATCGGGGGTGACCCTGTACCTCAAGGCAGAAGCCGAGGAGTTGGCACGGCGTCTCATGAATGATCCGAATGAAGCCCAGCGGCCTTCGTTGACGGGGAAATCCGTGGTGGATGAGGTCAGAGAGATTCTGGACGCGCGGGCGCATCTGTACGAAGGGTGCGCGGATGCTGCTCTTGAAGGTGCGAGTCTCGCGGAGATTGTGACCCTTGCTGTCCAAGCCGTTGACCGGCTGTCCTGA
- a CDS encoding 4Fe-4S domain-containing protein — protein sequence MREVAIELGDCRSCQGCIDLNPDVFEWDEALDMPFVCRSKVTEEEVRDIMNTCPEGCIVFVDC from the coding sequence ATGCGTGAAGTTGCCATTGAGCTGGGCGATTGCCGCTCATGCCAGGGCTGTATCGACCTGAACCCCGACGTCTTTGAATGGGATGAGGCTCTGGACATGCCTTTTGTCTGCCGGTCCAAGGTGACAGAAGAAGAAGTCCGGGACATCATGAATACCTGTCCGGAGGGGTGCATCGTCTTTGTGGATTGTTAA